The region GTAGTGGCCCTCGTACTGGAAGAGGTAGGTCTTTTCGGGGGTGAGGGTTTTCAGGTTCCAGATAGAGTAGCCTTCGTCGGAGATTTTCTTGAACCAGGAGGCAACTCCGGCCGTGGAGATTTTCCCCCAGAGCTTCAGCCTCCCCCCTTTTAAGGGGGTAACTTTCGAGCTCGAGTCGGCAACGTGGAATATGGTCCAGTAGAGGCGAAACTTCAGCTCCTCTCCGGCAAAGTCGTACCGAGAGGGGTGCTTCGAGATAAGGAGCTTCGGCCTGTAGCCGTCGGCCCCTAAGGAACTACACGATAAACATAGCGTCACCGTAGCTGTAGAAACGATAACCCTCTTTAACAGCTTCCCTGTAAGCATTGAGTACTTTCTCCCTTCCGGCAAAGGCCGAAACGAGCATGATGAGCGTTGAACGGGGCAGGTGGAAGTTGGTCACAAGGGCGTCAACAACCTTGAACCTGTAGCCGGGGTAGATGAAGAGGTTGGTGGAACCTTCACCTGCCTTAACGGTGCCGTCTTCCCCTGCGGCGCTCTCGAGGGTTCTAACAACAGTTGTACCAACGGCCACAATCCTTCGGCCCTCCTGCTTGGCCCTGTTCACCTCGAGGGCCGTCTCCTGGGGAACGCTGTAGACCTCGTAGTCCATCTGGTGCTTTTCAACCTCTTCAACTTTAACAGGCTTAAAAGTCCCCGGCCCCACGTGTAGGGTAACGGTTTTAATTATAATGCCCTTGTCCCGGAGCCGCTCCAGAAGCTCTTCAGTAAAGTGCAAACCTGCAGTAGGAGCGGCAACGGCGCCGGGCCTGGAGGCGAACACCGTTTGGTAGAGCTTCCTATCCTCGGGCCTCTCCTCCC is a window of Thermovibrio ammonificans HB-1 DNA encoding:
- the queA gene encoding tRNA preQ1(34) S-adenosylmethionine ribosyltransferase-isomerase QueA — encoded protein: MKVSDFDYHLPKELIAKFPAEPRDSARLMVLHRDTGEIEHRIFRDIVDYLVPGDVLVLNDTKVIPARLLGRLSTGAKVELLLLRQVEPDLWEVMAKPAKKLKTGKELVFEGGLRGTVEGYAGEGRRLVRFRVPEGVSFMELLEQVGHVPLPPYIEREERPEDRKLYQTVFASRPGAVAAPTAGLHFTEELLERLRDKGIIIKTVTLHVGPGTFKPVKVEEVEKHQMDYEVYSVPQETALEVNRAKQEGRRIVAVGTTVVRTLESAAGEDGTVKAGEGSTNLFIYPGYRFKVVDALVTNFHLPRSTLIMLVSAFAGREKVLNAYREAVKEGYRFYSYGDAMFIV